The genomic window CTCCTCCGATCCCCCTAACcaccccgcccgcgcgcgcgccgcggccatggcgcccctcctcctcaccctcctcctcctcctctgcctggCTTCAccgccgctggcggcggcggcggcggcggcgtgcgggacGAACACTAGCCTGGTGGGGTACGAGGCGGACCTGTGGATGTCGCAGCACCAGCTCCGCGGCCGCGTCGAGGTGCTCGACGGCTGCTCGTTCCGCGTCGCGGCGCTCGACCTCCTCGCGGGGTCCGCCTccgcgcggtggtggcgcgccGAGGGGCCCGACCTCGACTCCCTCGCCCGAGGCGCGCCCGCCGCGGGCGACCCGCTCAACCGCACCTTCCTCTCCGAGTCCCTCGTGTTCCGCCTCCTCCCTGGCGTGTCCTGGCCGCTCGTCCccgtcctcgccgccttcgaccccctcacctcctccctcttcggCTTCGTCCGCCTCTCCAACGATTCCTCCGCCGATTCCGAGGCGCCCACCATGTTCGACTCGTGCGCCCAGCTCTCGCCGCGGCTGCGCGTGCGCTGGACGCTCCACGGCACCTCTGACTCCATCGACATCGGCCTCGAGGCGGCCGTCGGGTCGGAGTACTACATAGCGTTCGGGTGGGCGGCGCCCGGCGCGCCCGAGCCGTCCATGAtcggcgccgacgtcgccgtcacGGGCTTCACGGAGGACGGCCTCCCCTTCGCCGACGACTACTACGTCACCAAGTACAGCGAGTGCACGGTGCgcgccgacggcgccgtcgagggCGTTTGCCCGGACACGATCTACGAGCAGGGCAacgacaccgccgccggcgcggtcAACAACACGCGGCTGGTGtacggccaccgccgcgacggcgtCTCGTTCGTCCGGTTCTCGCGGCCGCTCGTGTCGCCGGACAAGAAGTACGACGTGCCGGTCAACGCCACGGCGAACATGACGGTGATCTGGGCGATCGGGCTGCTCCGGCCGCCGGACTCGCTCCAGCCATACTACCTCCCTCTGGGCCACGGCGCGCCGGCCGGGACGGCGTTCGGGTTCGCCACGCTCAACGTgtcggcgagcggcgggtgCGTCGGGCCGCTCGACGCCGAGGACAAGGAGGACCAGGACAGGATCACGGCGGAGCGGAACACGCCGCTGGTGGTCACCGCCGGGCCGTCGCTGCACTACCCCAACCCACCTAACCCGGACAAGGTGCTCTACATCAACAAGAAGGAGGCGCCGCTGCTCAAGGTGGAGCGCGGCGTGCCCGTCACCTTCTCCGTCGAGGCCGGCCACGACGCGCCGCTGTACATCACCTCCGACGCCGTGGGCGGCAACGCCACGTCCCGGAACGCCACCGAGGtcgtcttcgccggcggcgccagggCCGAGggcgtgccggcggcgccggcggagctcGTCTGGCTCCCCGACCGGAACACGCCCGACGTGGTGTACTACCAGTCGCTCTACGACCCCAAGATGGGGTGGAAGATCcaggtcgtcgacggcggcctcAGCGACATGTACAACAACAGCGTCCTCCTCGACGACCAGCAGGTGACCTTCTTCTGGACGCTCTCCGGCGACTCCATCAACATCGCCGCCCGCGGCGAGCGGAAGAGCGGCTACCTCGCCGTCGGCTTCGGGAGCGCCATGGTGAACAGCTACGCCTACGTCGGGTGGATCGACGGCAACGGCACGGGCCACGTCGCCTCCTACTTCatcgacggcgaggacggcgcgggCGTGCACGAGACGAGCGAGAACCTCACCCACACGAGGTGCCGGTCGGAGAACGGCGCCATCGTGTTCGAGCTCACgcggccgctgtcgccgtcgtgcTCCGGCAGGGTGGAGTGCAGGAACATCGTCGACCCGACGACGCCGCTGCGGGTGATCTGGGCGATGGGCTCGCAGTGGTCGTCTGGCCAGCTGACCGTGAGCAATATGCACTCCATCACCAGCAACCGCCCcgtccgcgtcctcctcctcgccggcacggcggaggcggaggaggagctgcgCCCGGTGCTCGCCGTCCATGGATTCATGATGTTCGTCGCGTGGGGGCTCCTCGTTCCCGGCGGGATCATGGCGGCGAGGTACCTCAAGCATCTGAAGAGCGGCGACCTATGGTTCCAGGCACACACCTACCTGCAATCCTCAGCCATGGCCGTCATGTTCTTGGGATTGCTCTTCGCGATCGCTGAGCTCCGTGGCTTCTCCTTCAAATCCACGCACGCAAAGATCGGCACCGCGGCATTTGTTCTCGCTTGTCTGCAACCGATTAATGCTTATCTCCGACCGCATTTGCTCGCGGAGAATGGCGAAATTCTGCCAATGAAGAACAGGGTGATCTGGGAGTATCTGCACATTATCACCGGGAGATCAGCTGTGGTAGTCGGCGCCATTGCACTCTTCACCGGCTTGCAGCATCTTGGTGACAGGTATGGCAGCAAGAACATCAAGGGGTTAACATGTGGGTTGATCCTGTGGGTTGTGGGTGTCACATTGGTGGTTGTTTACCTCGAGTTCATGGCGGCGAGGCgaagaagaggcggcggcgcagatgaCCTTTCGGGTAAATGGGTGCTTGGCAACACTGATGAAGATGATTCAGTTGATCTTTTGCAGTCCACTAAAATGGAGTCTGATTCGATTGAACCAATGGAGATGCAGCTTGAGCCACTGAAAGGTtgataaattttctttttcagtataCATAAGAGGATTTTAGATCAGATTCTTTATAGATAGTGAAAAATGGAGTTATATATGTCTCATTAAGGGATTATAGTTAAAGTTATCTGTTAGTACCTGGAATTGGAGAGAGCTTCCAATTTGGCTTCATAAGGGTGTAGAAtaggtttttatttttcatcttaTTTGGACTTAGGTcaaccttttcttttaaaacCTCCTAACTTGGTAGTGACTATGGTCTGTATGTATATTTGTACAATTTTGGTATAGCTAAAAGAAAAGGCTACACTTTCTTTAATTGTTAACTTTGTGATTCATACCTGACGATGTTTTACATCAGACCAATGCTGCAACTGTACAAAGTAATTGAGGGCTATCTGCAGTTTGAAATTGTCTTGTCCGTGCTATGTTTGAGCTTTGTTTCTTCAGAAAGGTAAGTTTGACATTTGTGCATGCCAATTCATATGCTGATATGCATTTCAGCATTTGGTAGTTTGGCACCAATGGGAGATGGCCCAACGTTAGGCCTTTCTGCATCCTGAAATGCCTTCTCAACTCAACTGATGTGATAGACAAACTGAAAGCAACACACTTTATGCCACATTACTAGAAATGCATATAGTTTCATGCTAAAGCAACTGTGCTAACCTTTTTTTATCAGCCATACACGGATTGCTTCATGCCGTCCTGACACGCACATCTGTTCTAACTTCCAAGGTTGTTGTCTACATGTCTTCCAACTTCAACTAATGTACTTTAGTTTGTTGACCCTGTGGATTGTCCATTTACAACGATGAGTTGGCTCTAAACAAAAACAATTTCAGGTACTACTCTCTACTATCTCCTTTGTTGTTTTGCAGCGTATTATATTGTGTTTTAAGTGATATGGACGTCAAGCTGCATGTTAGGTCTATATTTGTTTTAGTTGGGAATCCTCCATTCAGATCTGGGATCCCTTGGTAGTTGGCTTGCCACCGTTGCcaggaagagagaaaaatatgcaGGACTAGTGCATTGCCTGTCCTTGCATTGGAGTCTGaagccttcttttcttcttttttgttattGTGATGGATCATGGACGTGGGCCTTTGAAGAAATGTGATTAGTTCTAATTTTGGTT from Oryza glaberrima chromosome 6, OglaRS2, whole genome shotgun sequence includes these protein-coding regions:
- the LOC127775585 gene encoding cytochrome b561, DM13 and DOMON domain-containing protein At5g54830-like produces the protein MAPLLLTLLLLLCLASPPLAAAAAAACGTNTSLVGYEADLWMSQHQLRGRVEVLDGCSFRVAALDLLAGSASARWWRAEGPDLDSLARGAPAAGDPLNRTFLSESLVFRLLPGVSWPLVPVLAAFDPLTSSLFGFVRLSNDSSADSEAPTMFDSCAQLSPRLRVRWTLHGTSDSIDIGLEAAVGSEYYIAFGWAAPGAPEPSMIGADVAVTGFTEDGLPFADDYYVTKYSECTVRADGAVEGVCPDTIYEQGNDTAAGAVNNTRLVYGHRRDGVSFVRFSRPLVSPDKKYDVPVNATANMTVIWAIGLLRPPDSLQPYYLPLGHGAPAGTAFGFATLNVSASGGCVGPLDAEDKEDQDRITAERNTPLVVTAGPSLHYPNPPNPDKVLYINKKEAPLLKVERGVPVTFSVEAGHDAPLYITSDAVGGNATSRNATEVVFAGGARAEGVPAAPAELVWLPDRNTPDVVYYQSLYDPKMGWKIQVVDGGLSDMYNNSVLLDDQQVTFFWTLSGDSINIAARGERKSGYLAVGFGSAMVNSYAYVGWIDGNGTGHVASYFIDGEDGAGVHETSENLTHTRCRSENGAIVFELTRPLSPSCSGRVECRNIVDPTTPLRVIWAMGSQWSSGQLTVSNMHSITSNRPVRVLLLAGTAEAEEELRPVLAVHGFMMFVAWGLLVPGGIMAARYLKHLKSGDLWFQAHTYLQSSAMAVMFLGLLFAIAELRGFSFKSTHAKIGTAAFVLACLQPINAYLRPHLLAENGEILPMKNRVIWEYLHIITGRSAVVVGAIALFTGLQHLGDRYGSKNIKGLTCGLILWVVGVTLVVVYLEFMAARRRRGGGADDLSGKWVLGNTDEDDSVDLLQSTKMESDSIEPMEMQLEPLKG